A section of the Akkermansia muciniphila genome encodes:
- a CDS encoding OPT family oligopeptide transporter codes for MAPTESQSSHAPLSCLEKPLPLDGFQGTPDEIEQQWYDRVYLGSGDRMKQLTWRAVIVGMLLGSILSLTNLYANLKMGWSFGVALTAGIISFALWNAFVRLGISKSPMTILENTCMQSAASSAGYSTGGTLTSAVAALLLLTGQHMPLGVTFAWIFFIAVLGVTMAIPMKRQMINIEQIRFPDSIATAETLKVLYSEGKKAAGQAKALLYSALFASANAIAMAAGGEQWLGTAQQQILGNWYHRTIFFKWDLMFVGAGALVGMKTSLSLFIGGTVCWALYVPWLENQGLLPAGAGYRDAVGWTLWGGTACMVVASIVAFLFQWKSIVRSFSSLGAMFSLTKRRELTDVEKIETPMSWFLAGQLVSLGALGYLAYVTFDVPYWMSCIAVVISFFLALVVCRITGEANITPTGAMGKVTQLIFGGIAPGHVTANLMAANITSGASSSSADLLVDLKVGYLLGANPRKQFIAQFSGIFLGTLVSVLAFRSMVPDVDALQAFNAPGARTWAATAEALGMGFSHLHSIKVLSIIAGGILGLILVLVPRYLPAAGKWLPTPIGFGLAWAIQWNDSFLFFAGAVLGWAADRFFRAKSKEYKIPTASGIIAGAALTGMAILMFSIYQAAR; via the coding sequence ATGGCACCTACGGAATCCCAGTCTTCCCACGCTCCTCTCTCCTGCCTGGAAAAGCCGCTCCCACTGGACGGCTTCCAGGGCACCCCGGATGAAATCGAACAACAATGGTATGACCGGGTCTACCTGGGCTCCGGCGACAGAATGAAGCAGCTCACCTGGAGAGCCGTCATCGTAGGCATGCTCCTCGGCTCCATCCTTTCCCTCACCAACCTGTATGCCAACCTTAAAATGGGATGGTCCTTCGGGGTGGCCCTGACGGCGGGCATTATCTCGTTTGCTCTCTGGAATGCCTTTGTCCGCCTGGGCATCTCCAAATCCCCCATGACCATTCTGGAAAACACGTGCATGCAGTCCGCCGCCAGCTCCGCAGGCTACTCTACCGGGGGCACGCTCACCTCCGCCGTGGCCGCCCTGCTCCTGCTGACCGGGCAGCACATGCCGCTGGGCGTCACCTTCGCCTGGATATTCTTCATTGCCGTATTGGGCGTCACCATGGCCATTCCGATGAAGCGCCAGATGATCAACATTGAGCAAATCAGGTTTCCGGACAGCATCGCCACGGCGGAAACCCTCAAGGTGCTCTATTCGGAAGGCAAAAAGGCGGCTGGACAGGCCAAAGCCCTTCTTTATTCCGCCCTCTTCGCCTCCGCCAACGCCATCGCCATGGCGGCGGGAGGGGAACAATGGCTGGGCACCGCCCAGCAGCAAATCCTGGGCAACTGGTACCACCGCACGATCTTCTTTAAATGGGACCTCATGTTTGTGGGCGCAGGCGCGCTGGTGGGCATGAAAACCTCCCTCAGCCTCTTCATCGGCGGCACGGTCTGCTGGGCTCTCTACGTACCGTGGCTGGAAAACCAGGGACTGCTTCCCGCGGGCGCCGGCTACCGGGATGCCGTGGGCTGGACCCTGTGGGGCGGAACCGCCTGCATGGTCGTCGCCAGCATCGTGGCCTTCCTGTTCCAATGGAAAAGCATCGTCCGCTCCTTTTCCTCCCTGGGCGCCATGTTCTCCCTGACTAAAAGGCGGGAGCTGACGGACGTGGAAAAAATAGAAACGCCCATGAGCTGGTTCCTGGCAGGCCAGCTCGTCTCCCTGGGGGCTCTCGGCTATCTGGCGTACGTCACCTTTGACGTTCCGTACTGGATGAGCTGCATTGCAGTAGTCATCTCCTTCTTCCTGGCGCTGGTCGTCTGCCGGATCACCGGGGAGGCCAACATCACTCCCACCGGAGCCATGGGCAAAGTCACGCAGCTCATCTTCGGCGGAATCGCGCCGGGACACGTGACGGCCAACCTGATGGCGGCCAACATCACCTCCGGAGCCTCCAGTTCTTCGGCAGACCTGCTCGTGGACCTCAAGGTGGGCTACCTGCTGGGAGCCAATCCCCGCAAGCAATTCATCGCCCAGTTCTCCGGAATCTTCCTGGGAACCCTCGTCTCCGTGCTCGCCTTCCGCTCCATGGTACCGGACGTGGACGCCCTCCAGGCATTCAATGCGCCGGGAGCCAGAACATGGGCAGCCACGGCGGAAGCGCTGGGCATGGGCTTCAGCCACCTGCACAGCATCAAGGTTCTCTCCATCATCGCGGGAGGTATCCTAGGCCTCATTCTGGTGCTTGTCCCCCGCTACCTTCCCGCTGCGGGAAAATGGCTCCCCACCCCCATCGGCTTCGGGCTGGCGTGGG
- the pyrF gene encoding orotidine-5'-phosphate decarboxylase, whose product MSQSFTDKLAARIRKTGSALCVGLDPRPVMDDLQSVPSLLRKVVEETAPYAAAFKPNIAYFEAMGLRGLEMLEELLPDMPEDVPVVLDAKRGDIGETQKYYAQAYFERLGVDAVTLSPFMGYDTLEPFLDYEGKGIYLLTVTSNPGSADVERQELADGRKVYELVGDMVRRSVQEGRKTSVGMVVGLTNADSSILERIPDAPLLIPGLGAQGGDLSSLSGSGHAAPPLVNVSRGIMYQNPELSFAEKAARFAQRIREALDY is encoded by the coding sequence ATGAGCCAATCTTTTACGGATAAACTTGCCGCCCGCATCAGAAAGACCGGTTCCGCCCTGTGCGTGGGGCTGGACCCGCGCCCCGTCATGGATGATTTGCAGTCGGTTCCCTCCCTGTTGCGGAAGGTCGTGGAAGAAACTGCTCCGTATGCGGCGGCGTTCAAGCCGAATATCGCGTATTTTGAGGCCATGGGCCTGCGCGGCCTGGAGATGCTTGAGGAGTTGCTTCCGGATATGCCGGAGGATGTGCCCGTGGTGCTGGACGCCAAGCGCGGGGATATTGGAGAGACTCAGAAGTATTATGCGCAGGCATATTTTGAGCGTCTGGGCGTGGATGCCGTCACATTGAGCCCCTTCATGGGTTATGATACTCTGGAACCTTTTCTGGATTATGAAGGCAAGGGCATTTATCTGCTGACGGTCACTTCCAATCCCGGTTCCGCGGACGTGGAACGGCAGGAACTGGCCGACGGCCGCAAGGTTTATGAACTGGTGGGGGATATGGTGCGCCGTTCCGTGCAGGAGGGGCGCAAGACGTCCGTGGGAATGGTAGTGGGGCTGACCAATGCGGATTCCAGCATTCTGGAACGCATTCCGGATGCGCCCCTGCTGATTCCCGGCCTGGGGGCGCAGGGCGGCGATCTTTCCAGCCTGAGCGGTTCCGGCCATGCGGCTCCCCCGCTGGTTAACGTGTCCCGCGGCATCATGTATCAGAATCCGGAACTAAGCTTTGCGGAGAAGGCGGCCAGGTTTGCCCAGCGCATCCGTGAAGCTTTGGATTATTGA
- a CDS encoding energy transducer TonB → MDEKPGIVRFTPRSTSKSAMLIAVGVAVGVQVALCAVLVAIHFQELWLPSVQGGEVEMEFVAPAEEILQELEEVQPVPVDPAVAPSTVSSIPEITADEDLLAMKLPESEDCSEMKDFLQEETQTEFLPEELSSMRISMKEVKPRRPVKTPAASMPGPPAPDENVTPDKKVRYKRAPSLPNSVNSSKVGKVNAVVKVVVGVNPRGEPSSVNLIQSTGNAELDRLFMRWVKENWTFYPAEKDGLPIASKVVVPVRLNID, encoded by the coding sequence ATGGATGAAAAGCCCGGAATTGTAAGATTCACGCCTCGTTCCACGTCCAAATCCGCCATGCTGATTGCGGTGGGGGTGGCCGTGGGCGTCCAGGTGGCTTTGTGTGCCGTGCTTGTAGCCATCCATTTTCAGGAGCTGTGGCTTCCTTCCGTTCAGGGCGGAGAGGTGGAAATGGAGTTTGTGGCCCCTGCCGAGGAGATTCTCCAGGAGCTGGAGGAGGTTCAGCCCGTGCCGGTGGATCCCGCGGTAGCTCCGTCCACAGTCAGCTCCATTCCGGAAATTACCGCGGATGAAGACCTGCTTGCGATGAAGCTGCCGGAGAGTGAGGATTGTTCCGAGATGAAGGATTTTCTTCAGGAGGAGACTCAAACGGAGTTTTTGCCGGAAGAGCTTTCCAGCATGCGCATTTCCATGAAGGAGGTGAAGCCCAGGCGCCCCGTAAAGACTCCTGCGGCATCTATGCCGGGTCCCCCTGCGCCGGATGAAAATGTGACTCCGGATAAAAAGGTGCGTTATAAACGTGCTCCATCCTTGCCCAATTCCGTCAATTCTTCTAAAGTCGGGAAGGTGAATGCCGTGGTGAAAGTTGTGGTGGGGGTAAATCCCCGTGGCGAACCTTCATCCGTCAATCTTATTCAGTCAACGGGAAATGCGGAACTGGACCGTCTTTTCATGCGCTGGGTGAAAGAGAATTGGACTTTCTACCCGGCGGAAAAAGACGGCTTGCCCATTGCTTCCAAGGTAGTGGTGCCCGTCAGGTTGAATATAGATTAA
- a CDS encoding putative manganese-dependent inorganic diphosphatase, translating into MLPEKTEKRPIYVIGHQNPDTDAICSAIGNAEFLRAHGEPDAIAARCGEMTLRTSWVLEKAGLPEPLLVYDVTPTAGTICRRDVISVSPDDTFLTAYRRMTENSLQTIPVVDTDHNLHGLLRYFDLLSLLMPLNMTEMNVRSVFSSLSNIATTIDGKCLTGETLSEEETQNIILVGASSEPSVRTRLANYKRKGMVRDLIVICGDRPNVQLYAVEHGVRALVTTSGAFPSLDIIETAQTTGTCILSTPWDTASVGQLIRCSRKVMEQVHKDYTVFPENMPLPELRQAAVKSKQALFPVMSIRIGKMIGVLSKTDLVDPPRMRVALVDHNEFSQAVKGVEEAEIVEVMDHHRLGTQISTRDPIRFLNEPVGSTSTLVARRFYHRDAEPSQAVAICLCAGILSDTLNLTSPTTARADREMLEWLTGIAKIDAKKFTEEFFATGSLLRSKTAPSAIIQADRKTFTEYGHKISISQIEEIGIFGLQEVQDDLVKELQKLVEEEGLKLACLLVTDIVTHDSMLLAVGDEEVLEHIEYERLGPNLFSAADVVSRKKQLFPAISRALKTL; encoded by the coding sequence ATGCTTCCGGAGAAGACAGAAAAAAGGCCCATTTACGTGATCGGCCACCAGAATCCGGATACGGATGCCATTTGTTCCGCCATAGGTAATGCGGAGTTTTTAAGAGCCCATGGCGAACCTGACGCCATTGCCGCCAGATGCGGGGAGATGACGCTGAGAACGTCCTGGGTGCTGGAAAAGGCCGGATTGCCGGAACCGCTCCTGGTTTATGACGTAACGCCCACTGCCGGGACGATCTGCCGCCGTGACGTGATCAGCGTAAGTCCGGATGATACGTTCCTGACGGCGTACCGCAGGATGACGGAGAACTCCCTTCAGACCATTCCGGTGGTTGATACTGACCACAATCTTCATGGACTGCTGCGTTATTTTGATTTGCTGAGCCTGCTGATGCCTCTGAACATGACGGAGATGAATGTGCGCTCCGTTTTTTCCAGCCTGAGCAACATTGCCACTACCATTGACGGCAAGTGCCTGACGGGGGAGACCCTGAGTGAGGAAGAGACGCAGAATATCATTCTGGTGGGGGCTTCCAGCGAACCGAGCGTCCGGACGAGGCTTGCCAATTACAAAAGAAAGGGCATGGTCCGGGACCTGATCGTTATTTGCGGGGACCGCCCGAACGTGCAGCTTTATGCCGTGGAGCACGGGGTGCGCGCCCTGGTGACCACCTCCGGGGCGTTCCCGTCCCTGGATATTATTGAGACGGCCCAGACGACAGGCACGTGCATTTTAAGCACCCCGTGGGATACGGCCAGTGTGGGCCAGTTGATCCGTTGCTCCCGTAAGGTAATGGAGCAGGTGCACAAGGATTATACGGTTTTTCCGGAGAATATGCCGTTGCCTGAATTGAGGCAGGCCGCAGTGAAGAGCAAGCAGGCGCTGTTCCCCGTAATGAGCATCAGGATCGGCAAGATGATCGGCGTGTTGAGCAAGACGGACCTGGTGGACCCGCCCCGCATGCGTGTAGCACTGGTGGACCATAATGAATTTTCACAGGCCGTCAAGGGGGTGGAGGAAGCGGAAATCGTGGAAGTCATGGACCATCACCGCCTGGGCACCCAGATTTCCACCCGGGATCCGATCCGCTTTTTGAATGAGCCTGTGGGCTCCACTTCCACCCTGGTGGCGCGCAGGTTTTACCACCGTGATGCGGAGCCTTCACAGGCCGTGGCGATTTGCCTGTGCGCCGGGATTCTTTCCGATACACTGAACCTGACGTCCCCCACCACGGCGCGGGCGGACAGGGAGATGCTGGAATGGCTGACCGGCATTGCCAAAATAGACGCCAAAAAGTTCACGGAGGAGTTTTTCGCCACCGGTTCCCTGCTGCGCTCCAAAACGGCGCCTTCCGCGATTATCCAGGCGGACAGGAAAACCTTTACGGAGTACGGGCACAAGATCAGCATCTCACAGATTGAGGAGATAGGCATCTTCGGCCTTCAGGAAGTTCAGGATGACCTGGTGAAGGAGCTTCAGAAATTGGTGGAGGAAGAAGGGTTGAAACTCGCATGCCTCCTGGTCACGGACATAGTCACGCATGATTCCATGCTGCTGGCTGTGGGGGATGAAGAAGTGCTGGAGCACATTGAGTACGAACGGCTGGGGCCCAACCTGTTTTCCGCCGCTGATGTAGTCAGCCGCAAGAAGCAGCTTTTCCCGGCTATTTCCCGTGCATTGAAAACCCTGTAG
- a CDS encoding endonuclease/exonuclease/phosphatase family protein, whose translation MHRLRRRKHLAEPLPALSGVNHLGIALGCVSLCLWVIVVTIFWTGSDTMAFMTSLPIWACCLIFSFPALLAWLIFGSRIGLLGVIVWFAYGIVITDFIPPIARTGMEYYKMPPAPDSRQIRILTLYGGCVENPPIEQISKLRADVIFIQGCSNHNRTLKFAYSIFGRTSYIKQIGSCAIIVRHGQIGPAQSITDTSGLIVDWIPENSSLAIRLINISLEPFEHRFDLYSPACWKYFHTLRFIHRKQLQYLFDTLKEVGSQHGELPIILAGNFSAAPQSPIFSKLSSDFQDCFKLKGAGYGATHPVNFPLLRLDRVFCTPPLKPERASTVLIPDTVRRSILADISMP comes from the coding sequence GTGCACAGGCTCAGAAGGCGCAAACATCTGGCAGAACCACTGCCTGCGTTATCCGGTGTCAACCACCTGGGGATAGCGCTGGGTTGCGTCTCTCTGTGCCTGTGGGTCATCGTCGTCACCATTTTCTGGACCGGCTCGGACACGATGGCCTTCATGACTTCACTGCCCATCTGGGCGTGTTGTCTTATCTTCTCCTTCCCGGCGCTTCTGGCGTGGCTGATTTTCGGTTCCCGGATCGGGCTGCTCGGCGTCATTGTCTGGTTTGCATACGGCATCGTCATCACGGATTTCATTCCTCCCATTGCCAGAACGGGAATGGAGTATTACAAAATGCCCCCGGCGCCGGATTCCCGCCAAATCAGAATCCTTACCCTGTACGGCGGCTGCGTGGAAAACCCGCCCATTGAACAGATATCCAAACTCCGGGCGGACGTCATCTTCATCCAGGGCTGCAGCAACCACAACCGGACGCTCAAATTTGCCTACAGCATCTTCGGGCGCACCTCCTACATCAAGCAAATTGGAAGCTGCGCCATCATTGTACGCCACGGCCAGATAGGTCCGGCGCAAAGCATCACGGATACCTCAGGCCTGATCGTAGACTGGATACCGGAAAACTCTTCCTTGGCAATACGGCTTATCAACATCAGCCTGGAGCCCTTTGAACACCGCTTTGACCTTTATTCCCCCGCCTGCTGGAAATACTTCCACACACTCCGGTTCATTCACCGCAAACAGCTCCAGTACCTGTTTGATACCCTGAAGGAGGTAGGAAGCCAGCACGGAGAACTGCCCATCATCCTGGCCGGGAACTTCAGCGCCGCTCCCCAATCCCCCATCTTCTCCAAACTCAGCAGCGACTTTCAGGATTGCTTCAAGCTTAAAGGCGCCGGATACGGGGCTACCCATCCCGTCAACTTCCCGCTGCTGCGCCTGGACCGTGTCTTCTGCACACCGCCGCTCAAACCTGAACGCGCCAGCACCGTGCTGATACCGGATACCGTCCGCCGTTCCATCCTGGCGGACATTTCGATGCCCTGA
- a CDS encoding YbaB/EbfC family nucleoid-associated protein — protein MNMMKMMKQVQQMQAGLAAAQEKLASQTVTLEGAGGKLKVTATCDGNLTELVIDPSIIDPSDSEFLQDLLLQTINAAIAKGKETAAAEMKKLTGGLDLPPGMGF, from the coding sequence ATGAACATGATGAAAATGATGAAGCAGGTCCAGCAGATGCAGGCCGGACTTGCCGCCGCCCAGGAAAAACTGGCCTCCCAAACCGTTACTCTCGAAGGCGCGGGCGGCAAGCTGAAAGTCACCGCCACCTGTGACGGCAACCTCACGGAACTGGTCATTGATCCTTCCATCATTGATCCGTCCGATTCCGAATTTCTCCAGGACCTGCTCCTGCAAACCATTAATGCCGCCATCGCCAAGGGCAAGGAAACCGCCGCTGCGGAAATGAAAAAACTGACGGGCGGCCTGGACCTGCCCCCCGGCATGGGCTTTTAA